A single window of Candidatus Marinimicrobia bacterium CG08_land_8_20_14_0_20_45_22 DNA harbors:
- a CDS encoding phosphate ABC transporter permease — protein MKCLFTPADRFVKRMTETQTVIRPEKGIMRLNLGEILRHWELLFFFIWKEIKVRYKQTVLGIGWALLQPLIQMIIFSILFGRLMKVPSQNIPYPIFVYSALLPWTFFSSAMTLCNHAVMNHAGLIRKVWFPRLLIPLSAVGTAWFDFLAALVVLFGLMWFSGVAITWNLLALLPLIVAEILLLTGIGSFIAGLSATYRDFRHIVPFGIQIWMFLTPVIYPASIVGERHQWLFNLNPMTGIVNGFRAAILNLPPDWNALGSSLGAICILLPVGVLYFNRVETQFADRI, from the coding sequence ATGAAATGTTTGTTTACCCCAGCCGACCGGTTTGTTAAGAGAATGACCGAAACCCAGACTGTTATCCGGCCAGAGAAAGGCATCATGCGCCTGAATCTTGGTGAGATTTTGCGCCATTGGGAATTGCTGTTCTTCTTTATCTGGAAAGAGATCAAAGTACGGTACAAACAAACTGTACTCGGTATCGGCTGGGCGCTCCTTCAGCCGCTGATCCAAATGATTATCTTTTCGATTCTCTTCGGCAGATTGATGAAAGTTCCCTCGCAAAATATTCCTTATCCGATTTTCGTTTATTCCGCACTGCTTCCCTGGACTTTTTTTTCTTCGGCGATGACGCTGTGCAATCATGCCGTGATGAATCATGCCGGACTCATCCGGAAAGTCTGGTTTCCGCGCCTGTTGATTCCGTTGAGCGCAGTTGGTACTGCCTGGTTCGATTTTCTCGCGGCGCTGGTTGTTCTGTTCGGACTCATGTGGTTTTCCGGCGTCGCGATTACGTGGAATCTGTTGGCTTTATTGCCGCTGATCGTGGCAGAAATTTTATTATTGACGGGCATCGGCTCGTTCATCGCCGGATTGTCTGCAACATACCGCGATTTCCGTCACATCGTCCCGTTCGGTATTCAGATCTGGATGTTTCTGACGCCCGTCATTTATCCCGCGTCGATTGTTGGAGAGCGACATCAGTGGCTGTTCAACTTGAATCCCATGACGGGAATTGTCAACGGATTTCGTGCCGCTATTTTGAATTTGCCGCCTGACTGGAACGCTCTCGGGTCCTCGTTGGGTGCGATTTGCATACTTCTGCCAGTCGGCGTTCTCTATTTTAATCGCGTTGAAACGCAGTTTGCGGATCGGATATGA